One region of Bdellovibrio bacteriovorus genomic DNA includes:
- a CDS encoding DUF1801 domain-containing protein, translating to MAVKKKVLKAKSPSQMIDARIKELSDWRGQTLQQIREVIQEALPHVTEEWKWRGVPVWYSDGMICTGETYKAVVKMTFANGAKLKDPTGLFNSSLEGNVRRAIDFREGEKINKRALKALIKEAAALNKSKLKKKTK from the coding sequence ATGGCTGTAAAGAAAAAAGTCTTAAAAGCAAAATCACCATCGCAAATGATCGACGCCCGAATTAAAGAACTGAGCGACTGGCGAGGCCAAACACTCCAGCAGATTCGCGAAGTCATTCAAGAAGCCCTTCCTCATGTTACTGAAGAATGGAAGTGGCGTGGCGTTCCGGTTTGGTATTCTGACGGTATGATTTGTACAGGTGAAACGTATAAAGCTGTCGTAAAAATGACTTTTGCCAACGGCGCAAAGTTGAAAGACCCCACAGGACTTTTCAACTCAAGTCTTGAAGGGAATGTTCGTCGCGCTATTGATTTCCGCGAGGGTGAAAAAATCAATAAACGCGCGCTCAAGGCTTTAATTAAGGAAGCTGCAGCATTGAACAAATCCAAACTAAAAAAGAAAACAAAGTAG
- a CDS encoding DUF488 domain-containing protein — protein MGHSTRSIEEFVELLKVAEVQVVVDVRTVPRSRTNPQYNKDILPKNLKPFHIDYRHIAELGGLRSKRKTIPLAENGFWQNQSFHNYADYALSDEFVHGLAKLIQLGRKKRCAIMCSEAVWWRCHRRIIADYLLAHGETVFHLMGRDRVETAKLTQGAKVKGSEKVFYPTPHAL, from the coding sequence GTGGGCCACTCTACAAGAAGCATCGAAGAGTTTGTCGAACTTTTAAAAGTCGCCGAAGTCCAGGTTGTCGTCGACGTGCGAACAGTGCCAAGATCGCGCACCAATCCACAATATAACAAAGACATTTTACCCAAGAATTTAAAGCCGTTTCATATCGATTATCGCCACATTGCGGAGCTAGGAGGTCTGCGTAGCAAACGTAAAACAATTCCCTTAGCTGAAAATGGATTCTGGCAGAACCAAAGCTTTCACAACTATGCGGACTATGCCCTCTCTGACGAGTTCGTTCATGGATTAGCGAAATTAATTCAGCTAGGCAGAAAAAAACGTTGCGCCATTATGTGCTCTGAAGCCGTGTGGTGGCGCTGCCATCGACGGATCATTGCGGATTATCTGCTCGCTCATGGAGAAACCGTATTTCACCTCATGGGGCGTGATCGCGTGGAAACCGCAAAGCTCACCCAAGGAGCTAAAGTGAAAGGTTCAGAAAAAGTCTTCTATCCGACACCTCACGCGCTCTAG
- a CDS encoding ATP/GTP-binding protein: MAMNRKPLKIVLTGAPSSGKSSTMRELQRVFGDQVALVPESAVVLLSGGFPAPQHGDVEQIRAFQKAILQVQAGLEQIIPRQHPLAKVYIFDRGSLDGAGFWPLGAEDFLKQFGLTRENEFAKFDHVLFMELPSPEAFGGVNQLRFHDYQQSKQSEEQLRETWGSHPGFKEIKAQATLEEKTSLVVGLVRSLLNKA; encoded by the coding sequence ATGGCCATGAATCGAAAGCCGCTGAAAATTGTGCTAACGGGAGCGCCCTCTTCAGGAAAAAGCAGCACGATGCGTGAGCTTCAACGCGTCTTTGGGGATCAAGTCGCGTTAGTCCCTGAAAGTGCGGTCGTGCTTCTGTCGGGAGGTTTTCCGGCTCCGCAACACGGTGATGTTGAGCAGATCCGCGCTTTCCAAAAGGCGATTCTTCAAGTGCAAGCAGGTCTAGAGCAAATCATTCCACGACAGCATCCGCTGGCGAAAGTTTACATTTTCGACCGAGGGTCTTTAGATGGCGCGGGCTTTTGGCCTTTAGGCGCCGAAGATTTTTTGAAGCAATTTGGTCTGACCAGAGAAAATGAGTTTGCAAAATTTGATCACGTGCTTTTTATGGAACTGCCTTCACCGGAAGCCTTCGGCGGAGTGAATCAGCTGCGTTTTCATGATTATCAACAAAGCAAACAAAGCGAAGAACAGTTGCGAGAAACCTGGGGGTCTCATCCGGGGTTTAAAGAGATCAAAGCCCAAGCGACACTGGAAGAAAAAACATCCCTTGTCGTGGGCCTTGTAAGGTCACTTTTAAATAAAGCTTAA